From a single Rhodococcus qingshengii JCM 15477 genomic region:
- a CDS encoding MFS transporter yields MKAERVTVEGPSRASDGPVRNMMDNRSIRRTTTVTVGLLSTIWLIDMVDRVMIGLALPMIGDEFSLSSTQLGGVVSVFAIFYMLGQVPGGMLADRFGPRPLLIVALILWSVFTALTGFAWGLVSLMVMRAMFGISQGLFPAASFKALAERTRPKTRATAMGFMLGANNLGPGIAPLIIAPVLMAVGWRDAFWLVAIVGAVIGTVVWLVLPAPLDTEISEDPEAALQPLASEHSRAAVFKSASVWKFAILFCLANMSAYGLMTWVPSYLLNDKGLSLIDTGIFAAIPFIVTALATIVGGRLVDKYFHDRARILLVPCMATSAVLLFLMTTADTVAMFTFYETLALGISGLCSMSIFAMPLRALPAEFLGSGMGLINGCGQFAGFITPLVMGWMVDQFSYMAAFGVLVGATSAAALVAMIVPQTPAKF; encoded by the coding sequence ATGAAGGCGGAACGCGTCACAGTGGAAGGACCGTCGCGGGCGAGCGACGGTCCGGTTCGAAATATGATGGACAACAGGTCGATTCGTCGTACGACCACCGTTACGGTGGGGCTGCTCAGTACCATCTGGTTGATCGACATGGTGGATCGCGTCATGATCGGGCTTGCGCTTCCGATGATCGGCGACGAATTCTCGCTCAGCAGTACGCAGTTGGGTGGCGTGGTCTCGGTATTCGCGATCTTCTACATGCTCGGGCAGGTCCCCGGCGGAATGTTGGCCGACCGCTTCGGACCCAGGCCCCTGTTGATCGTTGCTTTGATCCTGTGGTCGGTGTTCACAGCGTTGACAGGGTTCGCGTGGGGTCTCGTCTCGCTGATGGTCATGCGTGCGATGTTCGGCATCAGCCAGGGGCTCTTTCCAGCGGCGTCGTTCAAGGCTTTGGCTGAGCGGACGCGTCCGAAAACCAGGGCGACCGCGATGGGTTTCATGCTCGGCGCCAACAACCTCGGCCCCGGCATCGCACCGCTGATCATCGCGCCGGTCCTCATGGCCGTGGGGTGGCGTGACGCGTTCTGGCTGGTGGCGATCGTCGGCGCAGTGATCGGCACGGTGGTGTGGTTGGTGCTGCCCGCACCGTTGGACACGGAAATCTCGGAAGATCCCGAGGCAGCCTTGCAACCTCTGGCGAGCGAGCACTCTCGCGCCGCCGTGTTCAAGTCCGCGTCGGTGTGGAAGTTCGCGATTCTGTTCTGCCTGGCCAACATGTCCGCGTACGGGCTGATGACCTGGGTGCCGAGTTATCTGCTCAACGACAAGGGACTCTCGCTGATCGACACGGGAATCTTTGCCGCAATCCCCTTCATCGTCACGGCGCTGGCCACGATTGTGGGCGGGCGGTTGGTGGACAAGTACTTCCACGACCGGGCCAGGATCCTTCTGGTTCCGTGTATGGCCACGTCGGCAGTCCTGTTGTTCCTGATGACCACCGCTGACACCGTCGCGATGTTCACGTTCTACGAGACGTTGGCTCTAGGCATCAGCGGTCTGTGTTCGATGTCGATCTTCGCGATGCCGTTGCGGGCACTTCCGGCCGAATTCCTCGGTTCCGGAATGGGTTTGATCAACGGTTGTGGTCAGTTCGCCGGTTTCATCACCCCGCTCGTGATGGGATGGATGGTGGACCAGTTCTCGTACATGGCTGCATTCGGAGTCCTGGTCGGAGCGACGAGCGCTGCCGCATTGGTGGCCATGATCGTTCCTCAGACCCCGGCGAAATTCTGA
- a CDS encoding tryptophan 2,3-dioxygenase yields the protein MSATDGTRKIEDDVVTDFSGKMSYGAYLGLDTLLDSQHPVSEPEHHDELLFIIQHQTSELWLKLFLHEIRAARAAIAADDIRVAFKRIARVKHIQATLTEQWSVLATLTPAEYAEFRGVLGNSSGFQSYQYRAVEFVLGNKNAGMLKVFESDPSAHRLLETLLGEPTLYDEFWRYLSRQGYDVPASALERDVSAPYVRNDELIPLVKAIYENVEQHWTAYEAFEELVDLEESFQLWRFRHLRTVLRVIGMKKGTGGSSGGAGFLQRALELSFFPELFAARTEIGT from the coding sequence ATGTCGGCAACGGACGGCACACGAAAGATCGAAGACGACGTCGTCACCGATTTTTCCGGGAAGATGAGTTACGGGGCCTACCTCGGACTCGATACCCTCCTGGATTCGCAGCACCCGGTGAGCGAGCCGGAACACCACGACGAACTCTTGTTCATCATTCAGCACCAGACCAGCGAGTTGTGGCTCAAGCTGTTTCTCCACGAGATTCGGGCGGCCAGAGCAGCGATCGCTGCCGACGACATTCGGGTTGCGTTCAAGCGGATCGCACGTGTCAAACACATTCAGGCCACCTTGACCGAGCAGTGGTCGGTGTTGGCGACACTGACGCCGGCGGAGTATGCGGAGTTCAGGGGCGTTCTCGGCAACTCATCGGGGTTCCAGTCGTACCAGTACCGCGCCGTGGAATTCGTGCTCGGAAACAAGAACGCGGGCATGCTGAAGGTGTTCGAATCGGATCCGTCCGCCCATCGATTGTTGGAGACCCTGCTCGGGGAGCCGACACTGTACGACGAGTTCTGGCGGTACCTGTCCAGGCAGGGGTACGACGTTCCGGCGTCGGCTCTCGAACGAGACGTCAGCGCGCCCTACGTGCGAAACGACGAACTGATTCCGCTGGTCAAAGCAATCTACGAGAACGTCGAACAGCACTGGACGGCGTACGAGGCGTTCGAGGAGTTGGTCGACCTCGAGGAGAGCTTTCAGCTGTGGCGGTTCCGGCACCTTCGGACCGTGCTGCGGGTGATCGGCATGAAGAAGGGGACCGGCGGTTCGAGTGGTGGTGCCGGCTTCCTGCAACGTGCGCTGGAGTTGAGCTTCTTTCCCGAGCTGTTTGCCGCCCGAACAGAGATCGGTACCTGA
- a CDS encoding M20 family metallopeptidase: protein MDKKSMVADLAALVTAESPSSDLGAVDACADVVAEIGERHLGSTPERIRIDGRQHLRWSFGAEPKVMLLGHFDTVWPLGTLAELPWSVTDNIATGPGVFDMKAGIVQLFHALASLPSLDGVVVLLNSDEEIGSPTSRALIEEQARQVDAVLVLEAAADGAVKTARKGMSLYCVDIEGRAAHAGLEPERGVNAVVELAHQIQAVVELADPAAGTSVVPSVISGGTTTNTVAAQAQLWCDVRMWSAKEQERIDRSIRALTPALAESRISVSGGPNRGPLESVSSEKLYFLAHQVSSESGLGMLRDCAVGGASDGNFTAAVGTPTLDGLGAVGGGAHAATEHVEIDQMIPRATLLAGLVTRILEGGL, encoded by the coding sequence GTGGACAAGAAATCAATGGTGGCAGACCTGGCGGCGTTGGTAACCGCCGAGTCGCCCAGTTCCGATCTCGGCGCAGTCGATGCATGTGCGGACGTGGTGGCCGAAATCGGCGAACGCCACCTCGGAAGCACCCCCGAACGTATCCGCATAGACGGGCGCCAGCACTTGCGTTGGTCGTTCGGCGCGGAGCCGAAGGTGATGCTCCTGGGCCATTTCGACACCGTCTGGCCGCTCGGAACGCTCGCGGAGTTGCCCTGGTCTGTCACCGACAACATCGCCACCGGACCCGGAGTCTTCGACATGAAGGCCGGCATCGTCCAGCTCTTCCACGCGCTCGCATCGCTTCCGTCGCTCGACGGGGTGGTCGTGCTCCTCAATTCCGACGAGGAAATCGGCTCCCCGACCTCGCGCGCACTGATCGAGGAGCAAGCACGTCAGGTCGACGCGGTGCTGGTCCTCGAAGCCGCAGCCGACGGCGCAGTGAAGACCGCGCGCAAGGGTATGTCGCTGTACTGCGTCGACATCGAGGGACGCGCTGCACACGCCGGACTGGAACCGGAACGAGGTGTGAACGCTGTAGTGGAGCTCGCACACCAGATTCAGGCCGTGGTGGAGCTCGCGGACCCGGCGGCGGGAACGTCGGTGGTTCCGTCCGTGATCAGTGGCGGCACGACCACCAATACTGTTGCAGCGCAAGCGCAACTGTGGTGTGACGTTCGCATGTGGTCGGCGAAGGAACAGGAACGCATCGACCGTTCGATCCGTGCACTGACACCGGCGCTGGCCGAAAGTCGAATTTCGGTGTCCGGAGGCCCCAACCGTGGACCACTGGAATCAGTGTCTTCGGAGAAGCTGTACTTTCTCGCTCACCAGGTCAGCAGTGAGAGCGGTTTGGGGATGCTGCGCGACTGCGCCGTCGGCGGTGCATCGGACGGAAATTTCACTGCCGCAGTAGGAACTCCCACGTTGGACGGCCTCGGTGCCGTCGGCGGTGGCGCCCACGCAGCGACAGAACACGTAGAGATAGATCAGATGATCCCGCGCGCCACCTTGTTGGCCGGTCTGGTGACTCGAATCCTGGAGGGAGGACTGTGA
- a CDS encoding GNAT family N-acetyltransferase: protein MTSPNNVQRKTVQPFGGVSPSRMRQAISQAEQAALLACVTIETVTGHAELEQVFGLFEKVWQPESGNPPVHRDMMKALAHSGNYVAGAFRGGDLIGGSVAFFEEPQHRSLHSHITGILPNVQNGHIGLALKLFQRAWALERGILHVRWTFDPLVARNAYFNVSKLGAFPIQYLPRFYAPMNDSLNGGADSDRLLIDWEIGSSKVADVVAGSGEVPTPESLGASELLSISEAGLPVLKSTKNRFVTVATPNDVYTLRKSDPAAANDWRLAVRETLGGVLAENGVVLAVTRTGKYVLDRAPGTQAGRTTAEVTSENRRS, encoded by the coding sequence ATGACGTCGCCGAACAATGTCCAACGCAAGACCGTTCAACCATTCGGAGGTGTATCGCCTTCACGGATGCGGCAAGCAATCAGCCAGGCCGAGCAGGCCGCCCTGCTTGCATGTGTGACTATCGAAACCGTCACCGGGCATGCCGAGTTGGAACAGGTATTCGGTCTGTTCGAGAAGGTATGGCAGCCGGAGAGCGGTAACCCTCCCGTCCATCGGGACATGATGAAAGCGCTCGCACACTCCGGTAACTACGTCGCCGGCGCGTTTCGTGGTGGAGACTTGATCGGCGGCTCGGTTGCATTCTTCGAGGAACCGCAACATCGTTCTTTGCATTCACACATCACGGGGATCCTCCCGAACGTGCAGAACGGGCACATCGGCCTCGCGTTGAAACTGTTCCAGCGAGCGTGGGCACTGGAACGGGGAATTCTCCACGTGCGGTGGACTTTCGACCCGCTCGTCGCACGCAATGCCTACTTCAACGTCTCGAAACTCGGTGCGTTCCCGATCCAGTATCTGCCGCGTTTCTACGCGCCGATGAACGACAGTCTCAACGGCGGCGCAGACAGCGACCGATTGCTGATCGACTGGGAAATCGGTAGTAGCAAGGTTGCCGACGTCGTCGCCGGTTCGGGAGAAGTCCCGACTCCCGAGTCCTTGGGGGCGAGCGAACTGTTGTCGATCTCCGAAGCCGGCCTGCCCGTGTTGAAGTCGACCAAGAATCGATTCGTCACGGTGGCTACACCGAATGACGTGTACACACTGCGTAAGTCGGACCCGGCGGCGGCGAACGACTGGCGCCTGGCAGTCCGCGAGACTCTCGGTGGTGTGCTCGCCGAGAACGGAGTGGTTCTCGCAGTTACCAGAACCGGAAAGTACGTGCTGGACCGTGCGCCGGGAACACAGGCAGGCAGGACAACAGCGGAGGTTACATCGGAAAATCGACGGAGTTGA